A single window of Acetohalobium arabaticum DSM 5501 DNA harbors:
- a CDS encoding Ger(x)C family spore germination C-terminal domain-containing protein translates to MNGGAVFRDDKLVGWLTRKETRGLNWVLKPNEVVGGILIKAPNEETKITIETVQAKSQVEAQLEDNRFKIKLKIDVEGDIAEDLSRNYNITRAANIAQLNKRFAQVIKNEIINALKKIQKYKADIFGFGEKINEEYPQEFKKRVDNWDEIYAKLPVKIEVTANIRRPGLIEEGIGTYK, encoded by the coding sequence ATTAATGGCGGAGCAGTCTTTAGAGATGATAAACTAGTTGGTTGGTTAACCCGCAAAGAAACTCGAGGACTTAACTGGGTACTTAAACCTAACGAAGTAGTCGGCGGAATTTTAATCAAAGCTCCCAATGAAGAAACAAAGATTACTATTGAAACAGTCCAAGCTAAATCCCAAGTAGAAGCCCAACTAGAAGATAACCGCTTCAAAATAAAGTTGAAAATAGATGTTGAGGGTGATATCGCTGAAGATTTAAGCCGCAATTATAATATCACTCGCGCAGCTAATATTGCTCAATTAAATAAGCGTTTTGCTCAAGTAATTAAAAACGAAATCATTAATGCGCTCAAAAAGATCCAAAAGTATAAAGCAGATATCTTCGGTTTTGGTGAAAAAATTAATGAAGAGTATCCACAGGAATTTAAGAAAAGAGTGGATAACTGGGACGAAATCTATGCTAAGCTTCCCGTAAAGATTGAAGTTACAGCCAATATTAGACGGCCAGGATTAATTGAAGAAGGGATTGGAACTTATAAGTAA
- a CDS encoding peroxiredoxin, whose translation MANQQQNDTPRACLPQIGAEAPGFTAMTTFGERSLSDYRGNWLVFFAHPGDFTPVUTTEFIAFAEAYDKFQERGAELLGLSIGSIPSHLAWVYDIYEETGVEIPFPIIADVNQQIAKLYGMISEEASTTTTVRPVFIIDPQGIVRLILYYPLEVGRSIPEILRTLDALQTADRKNAATPANWQPGDPLVLPVPKTYQELLDRVENRPGYDCIDWYLCYMDYNNR comes from the coding sequence ATGGCTAACCAGCAACAAAATGATACACCGAGAGCCTGTCTGCCGCAGATCGGCGCTGAAGCTCCAGGTTTTACAGCAATGACTACCTTCGGCGAAAGATCACTTTCCGACTACCGCGGCAACTGGCTTGTATTTTTTGCGCACCCTGGCGACTTTACACCAGTCTGAACTACTGAATTTATTGCCTTTGCAGAGGCATACGATAAATTCCAAGAACGGGGAGCTGAATTATTGGGCCTAAGCATCGGTTCGATTCCATCCCATTTAGCCTGGGTTTATGATATCTATGAAGAAACCGGAGTAGAGATTCCGTTTCCTATCATTGCTGACGTCAACCAACAAATTGCCAAGCTTTACGGTATGATCTCCGAAGAAGCCAGCACTACTACTACCGTCAGACCTGTCTTTATTATCGACCCCCAGGGCATAGTTAGACTTATCCTCTACTATCCGCTGGAAGTAGGCCGTTCAATTCCAGAAATCCTGCGCACTCTCGATGCTTTACAGACTGCTGACCGTAAAAATGCTGCTACGCCGGCCAACTGGCAGCCTGGTGATCCGCTTGTACTACCTGTGCCAAAGACGTATCAAGAACTGCTGGATAGAGTGGAAAACCGCCCCGGCTATGACTGTATCGACTGGTATCTATGTTATATGGATTATAATAATCGGTAA
- a CDS encoding ABC transporter ATP-binding protein, translating into MLEVKDLTKVFRSGEEVAVRALDSVSFRVEAGEMVAIMGPSGSGKSTLMHLIGCLDQPTEGKYFLDGEDVSLAGDNQLAEIRNQQVGFIFQQFNLLAKMSVLYNVEVPLIYAGVSRKQRRQRARDLLEEVGLGHRLDHYPTEISGGQKQRVAIARALANNPSLILADEPTGNLDSETEAEIMDIFHNLNEEGHTIILVTHSEKIGRHAQRILHLLDGRLIEDEVVV; encoded by the coding sequence ATGTTAGAAGTAAAAGATTTGACTAAAGTTTTCCGCAGCGGAGAGGAAGTAGCAGTGCGGGCCTTAGATAGCGTCTCCTTTAGAGTTGAAGCAGGGGAGATGGTAGCCATTATGGGACCTTCTGGTTCTGGTAAGTCGACACTGATGCACTTAATCGGCTGTCTGGACCAACCGACGGAGGGGAAGTACTTTTTAGACGGTGAAGATGTCAGTTTAGCCGGCGATAATCAACTGGCTGAGATTAGAAATCAGCAAGTCGGCTTTATCTTTCAGCAGTTTAACTTACTGGCTAAAATGTCGGTGCTTTATAATGTAGAAGTACCTTTAATCTATGCTGGAGTTAGCCGTAAACAGCGGCGGCAGAGAGCTAGAGATTTATTAGAAGAAGTAGGCTTAGGACATCGCCTAGATCACTATCCTACCGAGATCTCCGGCGGTCAGAAGCAGCGGGTGGCTATTGCTCGGGCGTTAGCTAATAATCCGTCTCTAATCTTGGCTGATGAGCCGACGGGGAATCTCGACTCAGAAACAGAAGCAGAGATTATGGATATCTTCCATAACTTAAATGAAGAGGGCCATACTATTATCTTAGTTACTCATTCAGAGAAGATCGGCCGCCATGCCCAGCGGATTCTACATCTGCTCGACGGTAGATTGATCGAAGATGAGGTGGTAGTATGA
- a CDS encoding sensor histidine kinase produces the protein MLSKLNKLWERMNIPIYLKLTLIYAFIFSLMIVISSTATFKIMKYLGWQNFKEEVRDTSREIANYIKAGKALDKSLLQEIDLRGPVDFRIYNRAGDLVLSNDWHVLHSKKGQHRLEINMKSNLGSISVWRDSSGEKKALYLNRKIEYNNQLFYLQVDFPLRGRDSIFNTLLLILSITSIIGILSSIVVGNYIAKKMLRPIGEITATAQKITINDLDKRIDTSGADDELKKLALTFNNMIDRLQASIEKQKQFVSDASHELRTPISVIQGYIDLLDRWGKEDKEVLEEAIEAIQAETTSMKKLLEQLLFLARSDKGQYKFEHKTFDLSELIAEVYQEFELIDDEHEITLAQNDQVEIRGDAKAIKQMLRIIIDNSIKYTESGGRITITSQQRREEEQVRIVIKDTGRGIGKEELDRIFDRFYRVDESRTSKTGGAGLGLSIAKWIVESQQGRIEANSELNKGTEIIITLPTC, from the coding sequence ATGTTATCAAAGCTGAATAAGTTGTGGGAAAGAATGAATATTCCTATCTATTTAAAGTTGACTTTAATCTATGCCTTCATTTTTTCGCTGATGATAGTCATCAGCAGTACCGCTACTTTTAAAATTATGAAGTATCTCGGCTGGCAGAATTTCAAGGAGGAAGTTAGGGATACCAGTCGGGAGATTGCAAACTATATTAAGGCAGGTAAAGCACTAGATAAGAGTTTACTACAGGAGATTGATCTGCGGGGACCGGTTGATTTTAGAATCTATAATCGAGCTGGAGACTTAGTATTAAGTAATGACTGGCATGTGCTGCATAGCAAGAAAGGGCAGCATCGACTAGAAATTAATATGAAATCGAATTTAGGTTCTATTTCTGTCTGGCGGGACAGCAGCGGCGAAAAGAAGGCATTATACTTAAATAGAAAGATTGAGTATAATAATCAGCTCTTCTATCTACAGGTGGACTTTCCACTACGCGGGAGAGATAGTATCTTCAATACTCTACTATTGATACTATCGATAACAAGTATTATTGGAATCCTATCTTCTATAGTAGTGGGGAATTATATTGCCAAAAAGATGCTGCGGCCGATAGGCGAGATTACTGCTACTGCGCAAAAGATAACGATTAATGATTTAGATAAACGAATAGATACTAGTGGAGCTGATGATGAATTAAAGAAGTTGGCTCTAACTTTTAATAATATGATTGATCGTCTGCAGGCTTCAATTGAAAAACAGAAACAGTTTGTATCCGATGCTTCTCATGAACTGAGGACTCCGATTTCTGTAATTCAAGGTTATATAGATCTGCTGGATCGCTGGGGGAAGGAGGATAAGGAGGTTTTAGAAGAGGCTATAGAGGCAATTCAGGCTGAGACAACAAGTATGAAGAAACTATTAGAACAGCTGCTCTTTTTAGCCCGGAGTGATAAGGGCCAGTATAAGTTTGAGCATAAAACGTTTGATTTGAGTGAATTAATTGCCGAAGTCTATCAGGAATTTGAGCTTATCGATGATGAACATGAAATTACTTTAGCCCAGAATGATCAGGTAGAAATTAGGGGAGATGCAAAAGCAATAAAACAGATGCTGCGGATAATTATCGATAATAGTATAAAGTATACTGAGTCCGGCGGCCGAATTACTATTACTTCCCAACAGAGAAGGGAGGAGGAGCAGGTCAGGATTGTTATTAAAGACACTGGTAGAGGTATTGGTAAAGAGGAGCTTGACAGAATTTTCGATCGTTTCTATCGCGTTGATGAGTCACGGACTAGTAAGACCGGGGGAGCAGGATTGGGTTTATCTATTGCTAAATGGATAGTAGAGAGCCAGCAGGGCAGGATAGAAGCTAATAGTGAATTAAATAAAGGTACAGAAATAATCATTACTTTACCTACCTGCTAA
- a CDS encoding Ger(x)C family spore germination protein, producing MTKLKQILTILLICCLATVVSGCWSSREFDSLALVKGIGVDLAKEEDRVKFTVQLSKPQEQQGGGQSGGAAQQFWTTSSTGYSIFEANRNLVKTVGRQPFYSHSEVVIIGEELARQGIKPYIDLFNRDPELRRRSYIAIARGEEAEKILQSSHGIESLSAIAVKQIINGQSVTETIFASDLREFTISILSDTKDTVTAPIQLKEGGPKEKESKGKELTLY from the coding sequence GTGACTAAACTAAAACAGATACTCACTATTCTTCTCATCTGCTGTTTAGCAACTGTTGTCAGCGGCTGCTGGAGCAGTAGAGAATTTGATTCTCTTGCTTTAGTAAAAGGTATCGGAGTAGACTTAGCTAAAGAAGAAGATCGCGTTAAATTCACTGTTCAACTGAGCAAACCCCAAGAACAACAAGGTGGAGGACAGAGTGGAGGTGCTGCACAGCAATTCTGGACTACTAGCTCTACCGGTTATAGTATCTTTGAAGCTAACCGTAATTTAGTCAAAACAGTAGGCCGTCAACCCTTCTATTCCCACAGTGAAGTAGTTATTATCGGTGAAGAGCTGGCCCGACAGGGTATTAAACCCTATATTGACCTCTTTAACCGCGATCCTGAACTGCGTCGACGGTCCTATATAGCTATCGCTCGAGGGGAAGAGGCAGAAAAGATCCTACAGAGTTCCCATGGAATTGAGTCGCTTTCAGCTATTGCAGTTAAACAAATTATCAACGGTCAGAGTGTAACTGAAACTATCTTTGCCAGTGATCTGCGTGAATTCACAATTTCAATACTCAGTGATACTAAGGATACAGTCACTGCTCCTATCCAGTTAAAAGAAGGAGGACCTAAAGAAAAAGAATCGAAAGGAAAAGAACTTACTTTATATTAA
- a CDS encoding response regulator transcription factor, translating to MGDYQVLIIEDEEKIARFLELELEHEGYEVEAVYNGEEGLEAIIEGDFDLVLLDIMLPGLSGMEICRRVRKESEIPIIMLTAKDDTTDKVMGLDLGAHDYITKPFAIEELLARMRGVLRRNKRDAGMDSILRVKNLVLNQETREVRVNDEVVELTKKEYNLLLYLLKNKGIVLSREQIIEDVWGYDYPGDTNIVDVYIRYLRSKIDDECKETYIETVRGVGYVIKAE from the coding sequence ATGGGAGACTATCAAGTATTAATTATAGAAGATGAAGAGAAGATTGCCCGGTTTTTAGAGTTGGAGTTAGAGCATGAAGGATATGAGGTTGAAGCTGTTTATAATGGTGAAGAAGGACTAGAAGCTATTATAGAAGGTGATTTTGACTTAGTATTGTTAGATATCATGCTGCCTGGACTGAGCGGAATGGAGATCTGTCGGCGGGTAAGGAAGGAATCAGAGATTCCAATTATTATGCTGACGGCTAAGGATGATACTACTGATAAAGTAATGGGTTTAGATTTAGGTGCTCATGATTACATAACTAAACCTTTTGCTATTGAAGAATTATTGGCCAGGATGAGAGGGGTTTTACGCAGGAATAAGCGGGATGCTGGAATGGATAGTATCCTTAGAGTAAAGAATTTAGTATTGAATCAAGAGACACGAGAAGTGAGAGTTAATGATGAGGTAGTAGAATTGACTAAGAAAGAATATAATCTGCTGCTATATCTACTGAAAAATAAGGGAATCGTTTTGAGTAGAGAACAGATAATCGAAGATGTCTGGGGTTATGATTACCCCGGTGATACCAATATCGTCGATGTCTATATCAGGTATCTCCGGTCTAAAATCGATGATGAATGTAAAGAAACTTATATTGAAACAGTAAGAGGGGTTGGCTATGTTATCAAAGCTGAATAA
- a CDS encoding ParA family protein: protein MGQVLVIANQKGGVGKTTTTLNLGAILNELNKEILLVDLDPQGGLTFHCGYEPEELESTIYDALKDEEMTDEIILETGFGPELLPANVDLAVSEMELMNTVARERRLTAVLNPLRDKYDLIIIDGQPSLGLLTLNAMTAANQVIIPISCEYLALRGVNGLMKMIKKVQGQLNSSLKINGVLPTMFDRRTNHTEWALKQIRDRFEPEIKVYNHIIYRSIRFAEAAEAQEPIIHYAKNIPGADGYRNLARELIKNGTV, encoded by the coding sequence ATGGGACAAGTACTTGTAATTGCTAACCAAAAGGGAGGCGTAGGAAAGACTACTACTACCCTCAATTTAGGTGCAATATTAAACGAATTGAATAAAGAGATATTATTAGTCGATTTGGATCCCCAGGGAGGATTAACTTTTCACTGCGGTTATGAACCGGAGGAATTAGAATCTACTATCTATGATGCTCTAAAGGATGAAGAGATGACTGATGAAATTATTCTTGAAACCGGCTTTGGACCTGAACTTCTTCCTGCTAATGTTGATCTTGCTGTCAGTGAAATGGAACTGATGAATACAGTAGCTAGAGAAAGACGGCTGACTGCTGTTTTAAATCCGCTAAGGGATAAATATGACCTAATAATTATTGACGGACAGCCCTCCTTAGGACTTCTGACACTTAATGCCATGACAGCAGCTAATCAAGTCATTATTCCTATTTCCTGTGAATACTTAGCGTTGCGAGGAGTAAATGGCCTAATGAAGATGATTAAAAAAGTCCAGGGACAGTTAAACAGCAGTCTAAAAATCAATGGAGTTTTACCGACTATGTTTGATCGAAGAACAAACCATACTGAATGGGCTCTAAAACAGATTCGCGACCGCTTTGAGCCAGAAATTAAAGTATATAACCATATCATCTACCGCAGTATTAGATTTGCGGAAGCAGCTGAAGCACAGGAACCGATAATACATTATGCCAAGAACATCCCAGGTGCTGATGGTTACCGTAATCTAGCCCGAGAATTAATCAAAAATGGTACAGTTTAA
- a CDS encoding FmdB family zinc ribbon protein — translation MPIYEFKCKDCGHEFEALCGSSDEKPDCCPECKGEDLKKLLSTFSAKGPTISSSDNDSECGSCSSTSCDTCD, via the coding sequence ATGCCTATTTATGAATTTAAGTGTAAGGATTGTGGTCATGAATTTGAAGCACTATGTGGTTCGAGTGATGAGAAGCCGGACTGCTGTCCTGAATGTAAGGGGGAGGATTTAAAGAAGCTTCTTTCAACCTTTAGTGCAAAAGGACCTACTATCAGTAGTAGTGATAATGATAGTGAATGTGGGTCCTGTAGTTCTACAAGCTGTGATACTTGTGATTAA
- a CDS encoding sensor histidine kinase — translation MGSLLFVLKTPLNLIFSALQMLNSAQKNKSKEGNEKIERYTNIIEQNSQRLLRLVNNIVDITKIEAGSFTLNLQNYDIVKLIKSITYSVREYIEHKNKILEFNTDSEHKVIACDAVNIERIMLNLLSNAVKFTDEGDKITVSLDDKEDSILISIKDTGIGIEEEKQEIIFQQFGQANKSFDRNNEGSGIGLSIVKSLVELHDGEIRLNSEYSAGSEFIIELPAKKISEKDNSTANSNKHQTQNLTNKINIEFSDIYEL, via the coding sequence GTGGGTTCTTTACTTTTTGTCCTAAAAACTCCATTGAATTTAATCTTTTCTGCTTTGCAGATGTTAAATTCTGCTCAAAAGAATAAATCCAAAGAAGGCAACGAAAAAATTGAAAGATATACCAATATTATTGAACAGAATAGTCAAAGGTTATTGAGATTAGTAAATAATATAGTAGATATTACTAAAATAGAAGCTGGTTCTTTCACTTTGAATCTCCAAAACTATGATATAGTCAAACTGATTAAATCCATTACTTATTCAGTTAGGGAATATATAGAACATAAAAATAAGATATTGGAGTTTAATACAGATAGCGAACATAAAGTAATTGCCTGTGACGCTGTTAATATTGAACGCATTATGTTAAATCTGTTATCTAATGCCGTAAAATTCACAGATGAAGGAGATAAAATCACAGTAAGTCTTGATGATAAAGAAGATTCAATATTAATTTCAATTAAAGATACAGGAATAGGTATTGAAGAAGAAAAACAGGAAATAATCTTTCAACAATTTGGACAAGCCAATAAATCTTTTGACCGAAATAATGAAGGCAGCGGAATTGGATTATCAATTGTTAAATCATTAGTAGAATTACATGACGGCGAAATCAGATTAAATAGTGAATACAGTGCAGGAAGCGAATTTATTATTGAATTACCAGCTAAAAAGATTTCTGAGAAGGATAATTCAACCGCTAATTCTAATAAACATCAAACTCAAAATCTCACTAATAAGATAAATATAGAATTTTCGGATATCTACGAATTATAA
- a CDS encoding efflux RND transporter periplasmic adaptor subunit: MKKWISIGLAVVLIIGGGIVGWNKFFRQQSASSSNLTQQIRPKMVMTLKKGNLVKSIIASGVVESIESQELYFKTNGTIKSINIAEGAKVSEGQVLMELDNDKQRLEYYKAKNEYERAVINGTQSEVEEAKLNLKIAEDKLEETKLKAPFSGIVNEIGVEEDSYTELDQGKIVAKIIDDSSYQVEVNVDESDSRQLSLGQPARITLEALPGREFAGKVVDIGANAESESGIVTLPVTVSITEKPNFIKPGFSADVEIIVNKIEDRLVVPITAIFSKQGTTKAVQIIDGRPTVVDVETGITNGKQVVVEEGLKSGDKILINTYQFANSGTKDGTEQSKGGMIPGGRMMRGGGR, translated from the coding sequence GTGAAGAAATGGATCAGTATCGGCTTAGCAGTAGTCTTAATAATCGGGGGAGGAATAGTAGGCTGGAATAAGTTCTTTAGACAGCAGTCAGCTTCTAGCAGTAATCTAACTCAACAAATACGTCCTAAGATGGTGATGACTCTAAAAAAAGGTAATCTAGTCAAGAGTATAATAGCCAGTGGAGTAGTAGAATCGATTGAGAGTCAGGAGCTTTACTTTAAGACTAACGGTACAATTAAATCGATTAATATCGCCGAAGGGGCCAAAGTAAGTGAGGGGCAGGTTTTAATGGAGCTGGATAATGATAAGCAGCGGCTGGAATATTATAAGGCTAAGAATGAGTATGAACGGGCTGTGATTAATGGTACCCAATCTGAAGTTGAAGAAGCTAAATTGAATCTCAAGATAGCTGAAGATAAGCTAGAAGAGACTAAACTCAAGGCTCCTTTTAGTGGAATAGTTAATGAGATCGGCGTTGAAGAGGACAGCTATACTGAATTGGATCAGGGTAAGATTGTGGCCAAGATAATAGATGACAGTAGTTATCAAGTGGAGGTTAATGTCGATGAAAGTGACTCCCGCCAGTTATCCTTGGGTCAGCCGGCCCGAATTACTCTCGAAGCACTGCCGGGCCGAGAGTTTGCTGGTAAAGTAGTCGATATTGGTGCTAATGCTGAAAGCGAGAGCGGTATAGTTACGCTGCCGGTTACAGTTTCGATTACCGAAAAGCCTAACTTTATCAAGCCCGGTTTTTCGGCTGATGTAGAGATTATAGTTAATAAGATAGAGGATAGATTAGTGGTACCAATTACAGCTATCTTTAGTAAACAAGGAACGACAAAAGCAGTACAGATTATTGACGGCCGGCCAACTGTTGTTGATGTCGAAACCGGAATTACTAATGGAAAGCAGGTTGTGGTTGAAGAAGGATTAAAGTCCGGCGATAAGATCTTGATTAATACATATCAATTTGCTAACAGCGGTACCAAAGATGGAACAGAGCAGTCAAAGGGTGGAATGATTCCCGGCGGCAGAATGATGAGAGGGGGCGGTCGTTAA
- a CDS encoding ABC transporter permease gives MIFEVFTIALKSLQANKLRTFLSMLGIIIGVGAVIAIVSIGTGAQKQVTSNISSLGSNLIEISQGFSRGRGGSVSSQSTDVFTLEMADAIEASCPDVKQVIPSAQSQGLLIKGENNLQASLIGTEAAYQEINDYYPKQGKFIDQVDIETAGNIIILGSELVEELFPAANPLGERVNFNYQNHTFLFTVVGVMEEKSTGGPLGDLNDQAYIPITTYLNKLANTNYVSGFKAQAESSQVASKAVSQIEYFLTQRIGNQDEFRIMSQDQILDTITGVTKSLSLMLGGIAAISLVVGGIGIMNIMLVSVTERTREIGIRKALGAKKRDILAQFMIESLSLSGTGGVLGIGLGYGGGYIISKVGGWPFVISPLSVVIAFSFSLLIGLFFGIYPALKAAKLEPVDALSYE, from the coding sequence ATGATCTTTGAAGTATTTACTATTGCATTAAAGAGCCTTCAAGCCAATAAACTGCGGACCTTCCTCTCGATGTTGGGGATTATCATCGGAGTAGGGGCAGTGATTGCTATTGTCTCGATTGGTACCGGAGCCCAAAAGCAGGTTACTTCCAATATCTCCAGTTTAGGTTCGAACCTAATTGAGATCAGTCAGGGCTTTAGCCGCGGTCGGGGCGGTAGTGTTAGCTCTCAGTCTACTGATGTCTTCACACTAGAGATGGCTGATGCTATTGAGGCTAGCTGTCCCGATGTAAAACAGGTGATTCCCAGTGCTCAAAGTCAGGGGCTCTTGATTAAAGGAGAGAATAATCTTCAAGCATCACTAATTGGGACTGAAGCTGCTTATCAGGAGATCAATGATTACTATCCTAAGCAGGGCAAATTCATTGATCAGGTGGATATTGAAACAGCCGGTAATATAATAATTTTAGGTTCTGAGTTAGTCGAGGAATTATTTCCTGCTGCTAATCCGCTAGGAGAAAGGGTGAATTTTAATTATCAGAATCATACTTTTTTATTTACTGTAGTGGGAGTCATGGAAGAGAAGAGTACCGGCGGGCCGCTGGGTGACCTAAATGATCAGGCTTATATTCCGATTACTACTTATCTTAATAAGCTAGCTAACACTAATTATGTCAGCGGCTTTAAGGCTCAGGCTGAGTCTTCTCAGGTAGCTTCTAAGGCAGTCAGCCAGATTGAATACTTTCTTACTCAGCGTATCGGTAATCAAGATGAATTTAGAATTATGAGTCAGGATCAGATTTTAGACACGATTACCGGCGTTACTAAGTCGCTGAGTCTGATGTTAGGCGGAATTGCTGCTATATCATTGGTAGTTGGCGGGATCGGCATTATGAATATTATGTTAGTTTCGGTAACAGAGCGGACGAGAGAGATCGGCATTCGGAAAGCTCTAGGAGCCAAAAAGCGGGATATTTTGGCTCAATTTATGATTGAATCACTCAGTTTAAGCGGTACCGGCGGAGTTTTGGGGATCGGTTTAGGCTATGGAGGCGGTTATATTATTTCTAAAGTAGGAGGCTGGCCTTTTGTTATCTCGCCGCTGTCAGTGGTTATTGCTTTCAGTTTTTCGCTGTTGATTGGACTCTTTTTTGGGATCTATCCAGCTTTAAAGGCAGCTAAGTTAGAGCCAGTTGATGCACTAAGTTATGAATAA
- a CDS encoding RNA-guided endonuclease InsQ/TnpB family protein, protein MKLAKYFIHKTNQTQQIVLGCLAYASARLYNIGNYQRKNWSKDSAKDYPDWYKQKKQLKTNFWYKNLPSQTAQETLKILSDNWDSFYQSMEDYQDNSDKYNGEPNPPNYKPKDSKFNFRYLNNGFKIIDGKLRLSIPKQLKKYLKEEYSITNKFLWIRVPNELLSSNRDVLNSTTRIEFKPLSDDTYKVILTYKVDTPTIKEDNGNYLSIDLGINNLMTCYSNQNQESFIIDGGQYLAINRYFDKKIKHYQSILNGQGKKTSKRIQQLYKKRRKQLFHLIHSATKKVVDYCIKHNISRVIVGDIKNIRDDANLGKQNNQKLHKLPFDIIYHQLEYKLNLQGITLIKKSEKYTSQCSPYSKKVTKKYADKSNRIKRGLYVDKNNNQAFNADSVGSFNILRKYLQQRRKGKDITLQVKGLSNPVKYSWNDYQFVV, encoded by the coding sequence TTGAAGCTAGCTAAGTATTTTATCCATAAAACTAATCAAACCCAACAAATTGTATTAGGTTGTTTAGCCTATGCTAGTGCTAGATTATATAATATCGGTAATTATCAACGTAAAAACTGGTCTAAAGATAGTGCTAAAGATTATCCTGATTGGTATAAACAAAAAAAGCAATTAAAAACTAACTTTTGGTATAAAAACTTACCCTCCCAGACAGCACAGGAAACACTTAAAATTTTATCTGATAACTGGGATAGTTTTTATCAAAGTATGGAGGATTATCAAGATAATTCTGATAAATATAACGGTGAGCCTAATCCACCTAACTATAAACCTAAAGACAGCAAATTTAACTTCCGTTATCTCAATAATGGTTTTAAAATTATTGATGGTAAGTTAAGATTATCTATTCCTAAACAGTTAAAAAAGTATCTAAAAGAGGAATACTCTATTACCAACAAATTCTTATGGATAAGAGTGCCTAATGAGCTGTTATCCAGTAATAGAGATGTTCTTAACTCAACTACTAGAATTGAGTTTAAACCTTTAAGCGATGATACTTATAAGGTAATCTTAACTTATAAAGTAGATACTCCTACTATTAAAGAAGATAATGGTAATTATTTAAGTATTGATCTAGGCATTAATAATCTAATGACTTGTTACAGTAATCAAAATCAGGAAAGCTTTATTATTGACGGTGGACAATATTTAGCTATTAATCGTTATTTTGATAAAAAAATCAAACATTATCAATCTATTTTGAATGGTCAAGGTAAAAAGACTTCTAAACGTATCCAACAATTATATAAAAAACGACGCAAGCAGCTTTTTCATTTAATCCATAGTGCAACTAAAAAAGTAGTTGACTATTGTATTAAACATAATATATCTAGAGTAATAGTTGGTGATATAAAAAATATTCGTGATGATGCTAACTTAGGCAAACAGAACAACCAAAAACTCCATAAACTACCTTTTGATATTATCTATCACCAACTAGAGTATAAACTTAATTTACAGGGGATTACTTTAATCAAGAAGAGTGAAAAATATACCAGTCAATGCAGCCCTTACAGTAAAAAAGTAACTAAGAAATATGCCGATAAGTCTAATCGTATTAAACGCGGCTTATATGTAGACAAAAATAATAATCAAGCCTTTAATGCCGATAGTGTAGGTTCATTTAATATCTTACGCAAATACTTACAGCAGCGACGTAAAGGAAAAGATATTACTTTGCAGGTTAAAGGTTTATCAAATCCAGTTAAATATAGCTGGAATGACTATCAATTTGTAGTTTAA